A genomic region of Balaenoptera acutorostrata chromosome 4, mBalAcu1.1, whole genome shotgun sequence contains the following coding sequences:
- the LOC103020548 gene encoding LOW QUALITY PROTEIN: solute carrier family 25 member 33-like (The sequence of the model RefSeq protein was modified relative to this genomic sequence to represent the inferred CDS: substituted 1 base at 1 genomic stop codon): MATGSQQKENTLLHLFAGGCGGTVGAIFTCPLEVIKTRLQSSRSALRTVYYPXVHLGTISGAGMVRPTSVTPGLLEVLKSILEKEGPKSLFRGLGPNLVGVAPSRAVYFACYSKAKEQFNGIFVPNSNTVHIFSAGSAAFVTNSLMNPIWMVKTRMQLERKVRGSKQMNTLQCARYVYQTEGIRGFYRGLTASCAGISETIICFAIYESLKKYLKEAPLASSTNGTEKNSTNFFGLMAAAALSEGCASCVAYPHEVIRTRLREEGTKYKSFVQTARLVFREEGYLAFYRGLFAQLIRQIPNTAIVLSTYELIVYLLEDHAQ; the protein is encoded by the coding sequence ATGGCGACGGGCAGTCAGCAGAAGGAGAACACGTTGCTTCACCTCTTCGCCGGCGGGTGTGGAGGCACGGTTGGTGCTATTTTCACTTGTCCGCTAGAAGTCATTAAGACGAGGTTGCAGTCTTCAAGATCAGCTCTTCGGACAGTCTATTATCCTTAGGTTCATCTGGGGACCATCAGCGGAGCTGGGATGGTGAGACCAACGTCAGTGACGCCTGGACTCTTAGAGGTTCTGAAGTCGATCTTGGAGAAGGAGGGACCAAAGTCACTTTTTAGAGGCTTGGGTCCAAATTTGGTTGGAGTTGCACCATCAAGGGCTGTGTACTTTGCATGCTACTCCAAAGCCAAAGAGCAGTTCAATGGCATTTTCGTGCCTAATAGCAATACTGtgcacattttctcagctggctctgcAGCTTTTGTCACAAATTCCTTAATGAATCCTATATGGATGGTTAAAACCCGGATGCAGCTAGAACGGAAAGTGAGAGGCTCCAAGCAGATGAACACGCTCCAGTGTGCTCGCTATGTTTACCAGACGGAAGGCATTCGTGGCTTCTACAGGGGACTAACTGCCTCGTGTGCTGGAATTTCAGAAACCATCATCTGTTTTGCTATTTATGAAAGTTTAAAGAAGTATCTGAAAGAAGCTCCCTTAGCCTCTTCTACAAATGGGACTGAGAAAAATTCCACAAATTTTTTTGGACTTATGGCAGCTGCTGCTCTTTCCGAGGGGTGTGCTTCCTGTGTCGCTTACCCCCATGAAGTCATAAGGACACGGCTCCGGGAGGAGGGCAccaagtacaagtcttttgtccaGACTGCTCGGCTGGTCTTCCGGGAAGAAGGCTACCTGGCGTTTTATAGAGGACTCTTTGCCCAGCTCATCCGGCAGATACCAAATACTGCCATTGTGTTGTCTACCTATGAGTTAATTGTGTACCTGTTAGAAGATCATGCTCAGTAA